In Methanooceanicella nereidis, the following are encoded in one genomic region:
- the engB gene encoding GTP-binding protein EngB, with protein MSLQDYKSFEHVDAEHEIVFIGRSNVGKSTLMRELLGAKVRVGKRPGVTQKPNFYEYKDLLITDMPGYGYMKGVEHAKQERIKDLIVKYFEDHASRIVCAVQVIDAKSFADIVDRWDGRGEIPIDIELNEFLHDLNIDVIIAANKIDKIDPKDMDTVLDDVVERLKMYPPWSGWLDRLAPITAKKGDVDHLRYLLKNRLRAIKREDLVGCF; from the coding sequence ATGTCGCTCCAGGATTATAAGTCGTTCGAACATGTAGACGCCGAACATGAGATAGTCTTCATCGGAAGGTCAAACGTGGGAAAGTCCACGCTGATGAGGGAATTGTTAGGCGCGAAGGTCAGGGTGGGAAAGCGCCCGGGCGTAACGCAGAAGCCCAACTTTTACGAGTATAAGGACCTTCTTATCACGGATATGCCCGGCTACGGCTATATGAAAGGCGTCGAGCATGCGAAGCAGGAGCGCATCAAAGACCTTATAGTGAAATATTTTGAGGATCATGCGAGCCGCATCGTGTGCGCGGTGCAGGTCATTGACGCAAAGTCTTTTGCCGATATCGTCGACAGGTGGGACGGCAGGGGCGAGATACCCATAGACATCGAGCTCAACGAGTTCCTGCACGACCTGAACATAGACGTGATCATTGCCGCTAATAAGATAGACAAGATAGACCCCAAGGACATGGATACGGTCCTTGACGACGTCGTCGAGAGGCTGAAGATGTATCCGCCGTGGTCGGGGTGGCTGGACAGGCTGGCGCCGATCACCGCAAAAAAAGGTGACGTGGACCACCTGAGATATCTCCTGAAGAACAGGCTTCGCGCCATAAAAAGGGAAGACCTCGTAGGCTGCTTTTAA